A stretch of DNA from Sphingopyxis sp. MWB1:
CTGGACGATTACCGCACCAGCCTGCGCGCCCGGCTTAATCCCACGACATCGGTGCTGACGCTGGCCTATGAGGCGGCGCGCGCCAATCCCAAGCGCGTCGTCTTTGCCGAGGGTGAGGAAGAGGTGGTGCTGCGCGCCGCGATCCAGTTCCGCGACGGCGGCTATGGCATTCCGGTGCTCGTCGGCCGCGAAGGACTGCACGACAAGCTGCGCGCGATGGGCGTCGCCGATGCCGAGAATTTCGAGGTGCATAACAGCGTCAATTCGCCGCATGTCCCCGAAATGGTCGAGTTGCTCTACAAGCGGCTCCAGCGGCGCGGCTATCTGCGCCGCGACTGCGAACGCATGGTCAACCGCGACCGCAATATCTTCGGCGCGCTGATGCTGAAAATGGGGCTGGGCGACGCGATGATCACCGGTGTTACGCGCACCTATTCGCGCACCATGCGCGAAGTGCGGCGCGTGATCGACCATGCCGAAGGCAAGACCCCCTTTGGCACCCATATTTTGGTGGCGCAGCATCGCACCATCTTCATGGCCGACACGACGGTCAATGAACGGCCCACCGCCGAAATGCTGGCCGATATTGCCGAGCGCACCGCACAGGTGGCGCGCCGCATGGGGCACGAACCGCGTGTCGCGTTCCTGTCCTATTCGACTTTTGGCAATCCCGAAGGATCGTGGCTGGAAAATATCCGCGAGGCGGTCCACATCCTCGACAAACGCCAGCCCGGTTTCGAATATGAAGGCGAAATGGCACCCGACGTCGCGCTCAACGAGCGATTGATGCAGAACTACCCCTTCTGCCGCCTGTCGGGGCCCGCCAATGTGCTGGTGATGCCGGGGCTGCAATCGGCCAATCTGTCGGCCAAGCTGCTGCGCGAACTGGGCGGCGGCGCGGTGATCGGCCCGGTGCTGGTCGGCATGGAAAAGCCGGTTCAGGTCGCCACCATGGCCTCCCCCGCGTCTGATCTCGTCACGCTCGCGGTGCTGGCGGCCGGCGGGATTGCGCAGGAACTGTCGGCCTGATTCCACGACGGCGGCGTATCAAAAAGGCCCGCGCTGCAAGGGAGCAGCGCGGGCCTTTTGCTATATCAAGACGATAGACCGAACGGGGCGGCTTATTGCGACCCGCCCGCCATGCCCGGCGCACCGACCGCACCGATATTGCCGAAAATATCTTCAAAGAAGCTGCGCTGGCGGCCCAGTGTCGGCGTTTTGTCGCCATGCGGGCTGATCCGCGCTACCAAATCGACCCCCGTGCGATCCACCTCGGTCACATTGCCATTGGCGTCGAACCGGATGCGCAGCACTTGCTGATCGATCGGGCGTGGGCGGGCAAAGGCAAGCTGGCGCGTTTCGCGCGAAACATAATAATAATCCCTGCCGTCGAACTGACCGACAAAGGTGGGGCGGCCCAGCGTCTTTTCGACCGATTCGCGATTATCGACGCCCGCCGTAATCGCATCGGTGAGCACCGCATCGGCGATATAGCCCTGCCGCCCCTTAAGCTGGGTGCAGCCGCCGACAGCAACGGCCATCATCAGGCCAAGGGCTGCCACGCGCGCACGGGGAAGACGGAAGGAAGAAAGCAAAAGCGGCATCAATGTCTCTCCATTGCGCCCGGCTCTACAAGCAGGGGCGCCGGTCCAGCCCGCCTCTTAACCGCAAGCGGCGGGGGGGCACAAGCGGCTTATGCCGCGTCAAAGCTTGCGCCACGCTGACCAACGCCCCTTTTCCGGCGGAGCGATTCGGCCTAAGCGCGATGCCATGTTTTCGCTTCGCAAATTTTTCCGGCCCGACCCCGACCCCCGCGAGGCGCTGCGCCCGCTGTGGAACGCCGTAATTGCCGCCGCACGCCGCCCCCATTGGTATCAGGCTGGCGGCGCGCCCGATACGCTCGACGGACGCTTCGACATGGTCAGCCTTGTCACGGCGCTGGTCCTCCACCGGATCGACGACGACCCTGCGCAGGCGGCGGCGGGCGTCTATCTGACCGAATTATTCGTCACCGACATGGACGGGCAGATGCGCCAGATTGGTTTCGGCGACATGGTCGTTGGCAAGCAGGTCGGACGCATGATGGGCGCGCTGGGCGGGCGGCTCGGCGCCTATCGCGCGCCCGACGGATCGCCGGCTCTGCGCGCCGCGCTGGTTCGCAATCTGTGGCGCGGGCAGGAACCGCCCGCCCCGGCGCTGGACCATGTCATGGGCGAAGTCGCGCGGCTGCGCACCGCACTTTCCGCACTGCCGGTGGCGGAGCTGATCGCCGCCGACCAGCTGCCCGAGACAGGCGCATGATGACCCCCGAATTTTCTCATGTCGTCACGCTTGCCGAAGCCGGGCCGGGGCGGCAGGTGACGTTGAATGCCGATGAGACGGCGCGCGCGCGTATCGCGGCGCGGCTCGAGCTGGTCGCGCTCGACCAGTTTCGCGTCGAGGCCGAGGTTTCGGCGGTCGCGGGCGGCCTCAAGCTGCGCGGAAAGATCACCGCACGGCTGGTGCAAAGCTGCGCCGCCACCGCCCTGCCCGTTCCCGTGAAAATCAGCGAATCCTTTGACCTGCGCTTTCTGAGTGATGCTGCGCCCGATGTGGCGGAGGAGGAAGAAGTCGAGATCGACAGCGCGGATTGCGACATATTGCCGCTGGAGGATGATCGCGTCGATGTCGGCGAGGCCGCGGTGCAGACGCTGTCGCTCGCGCTCGAGCCTTTTCCCCGCCACCCCGACGCCGACCGCATATTGGCCGAAAAGGGTGTGCTGAGCGAAGAGCAGGCCGGCCCCTTCGCTGCGCTGGCCGCGCTCAAAAAAGGCAAGACGGAATAAGCGCCAGCGCTGCATGCCTGTTTCGGCGGCCTGGCTCGCCGCTTTGGGGCTGGGCTCTCCTATTCTTCGCCCCTGTCGCCCCGCAGATCGGCGGCAACCGTATCAAGCGGCGAGACAGCCTGTTCCTTGTCGCTTTTGTCCAGAGCCTCGGCTTTCCCCTCTCCCCCTTCTTCGTCCGCAGCGGCAGGCGGCAACGCGCCGCCCAGCGCGGCCGCCAGCCCGCGAAGCTGTTCGCCGATGACATTATCGACGGCAGGGCCGATTTCCTTGGGATCAAAGCGCATATAGCCGCCGACAACATAGTCGAAACGAATGCGGCTCCCGCCGTCCTCCGGCTTGATCTGGATCGTGAGCGTGCCCTTTAGCGCCTCGCCCTGCAGCGGGCCGAGCGCGCCCGACAGGCGTAGCAATGAGCCGGGCTTGGCGAAGAGAATTTCGGCATGTTTGACGCTGCCCATCCCGCCCCCGCTATCGGGCAGCTTTTCGCAAAAGCATCCCCCGGCCTGCGAATCGAGCCAGAAATTTTCGGCGTCCCCCGACCAGCTATGCGCTTTCGACCACCATTTTTGCGGCATGCGAAGCATCGTCCACACCTCATCGGGTGATGCCGCGACCCGCGCGCTATGCGCGCTGGTGAAACCCTGTTCCGTCTGGTCGATAATTTTCGCTGCCGCTGGCGATGCCAAAGCGAACGCTGCCGAAGCCGCGCAAATAGCGATAAACTGCTGCAAGGCCATAATCCCCCTTCCCCCATTTCGGGCGAGCCTAATGGCAGGGCAGACTATTGGCTAGCGTCCGGCTGTCCCCTTCGCCGAAAGGGGTCTGTCCCCAGCGGGTCGGGGGAGAGACAGGAAAAAAACGACCTCGCTCAGCCGGCGCTGGCGAGGATGGTTTCTATCGCGTCGTTGACATCGGCGATGGGCGCCATGCCGTCGACATGGGTGACGAGCCCGCGCTCGTCATAGATCGGAAGGATCGGCGCCGTCTTGGCGCGATATTCGGCCATGCGGGTGCGGACCGTTTCCTCATTATCGTCGGGACGGCGCTTGAATTCGCTGCTGCCGCAGGCGTCGCAAACGCCTTCGACCTTGGGCTGCTTGTGACGGTCATGGTAACCGGCACCGCATTTGGCGCAGGAAAAGCGGCCCGTGATCCGGTCGACGAGCGCATCCTCCTCGACCCGCAACTCGATGACATGGTCAAGCTTGCGCCCGCGCGCGGCGAGAATCGCGTCGAGCGCGTCAGCCTGCGCCGCGGTGCGCGGATAACCGTCGAAGATCACCGAGACATCGCCGCCCAGCGCATCGAGCCGTTCGCCAATCAGCCCCGAGACAATCTCGTCCGAGACCAGCTCGCCCGCATCCATCACGGCCTTGGCCTGCTGTCCCAGCGGCGTGCCTTCTTTGACAGCGGCGCGCAGCATGTCCCCGGTCGAAAGCTGGACCATGCCATGCTCTTCCTCCAGCCGTGCGGCCTGCGTCCCCTTGCCCGCCCCCGGCGGCCCCAGCAAAATGATGTTGAGCGTCATGGAAGGTCCCTGTTCCCGTGCCTGTTCGCGCCCGCCCTACCGAAGGGTTCAGCGCCGTGCAACGCCGCCCTTCAATTTCGCCTTTTTAATCAGGTCGCCATATTGGTGCGCGAGCATGTGGCTCTGGATCTGGCTGATCGTGTCGATGGTGACATTGACGATAATCAGCAGGCTGGTGCCGCCCAGCGCAAAGGGCAGGCCCGAGCTGGCAATGAAATATTCCGGAACCAGGCAGATAAGCGCCAGATAGGCCGCACCGATGACGGTGATGCGCGTCAGCACGAAATCCAGATAGGCGGCGGTATTCTTGCCCGGGCGGATGCCGGGGATGAAGCCGTTTTGCCGCTTCAGATTGTCGGCGGTTTCCTCCGGGTTGAATACGACTGCGACATAGAAGAAGCAGAAGAAGATGATGCCCGCAGCATAGAGCAGCATGTAGAGCGGCTGGCCATGCGCCAGATATTGGTTGAGCATGATCAGGAAATCGCCGGTCGCGGTGTCGCCCTGAACATTATTGCCCATCATCTGGGTGATCGTCACCGGCATCAAGAGCAGCGACGAGGCAAAGATCGGCGGGATCACGCCCGCGGTATTGACCTTGAGTGGCAGGTGGCTGCGGTCGGCCTGCATCACCCCGCGCTGGGTGGCGCGCTTGGGATATTGGACGAGCACGCGGCGCTGCGCGCGCTCCATGAAGCTGATGAAGGCGATGACCGCAACCGCGCCGATGATGACTGCAACGACCGTGCCGCCGCCCATCGAGCCTTCGCGGACCTGGGTGAACATTTGCGAGAAACTGCGCGGAAGCTGCGCCAGAATGCCCGCCATGATGATCAGCGAAATGCCATTGCCGATGCCGCGGCTTGTGATCTGTTCACCCAGCCACATCAGGAACAGCGTGCCGCCGACGATGCTGATCACCGCGCCGACGCGGAAGAACATGCCGGGATCCACCACGGCAGCAATGCCCTGGCTGGCGCCAAGGGTTTCCAGACCGACCGCGACGAAATAGCCTTGAATCGCGGTGAGCGCGACCGTGCCATAACGCGTATATTGGTTGAGCTTTTTCCGCCCGCTTTCGCCCTCTTTCTTGAGCGCGGCGAGGCTGGGGGACAGCGCCGCAGCGAGCTGAACGACGATCGATGCAGTAATATAAGGCATAACGCCGAGCGCGATGATACTCATCCGCTCCAGGCTACCGCCCGAGAAGGTGTTGAAAATGTCCAATATGCCGCCCGAAGCCGCCTGACTGTACAGCTGTGACAACGCAACGGGATCAACCCCCGGCAGCGGCACGAAAGACAGAAAGCGAAAAACAATCAAAGCCCCCAGCGTAAACCAGATACGGTTTTTAAGCTCGGTAGCTTGGCCGAACTTCGAAAAGTTCAGGTTGGAAGCAAATTGGTCGGCGCGTGAGGCCATGATCATCTTTCCTCAAGTGGCGGACCGCGCCCCCGCGACCCGGCGCCTATGTGCGTTCGCGCGGCGCGAAGCGCAAGGGGAAAGGCCTATTTAGCGGCGCGCAAAAGCTGCATTCCCGCTGTCATTACCCGTTCGCATCGGGCGAAGTCGCGATGTCCCTCGACATTGGTTATTCCGAACGCTGTCTCGAAAGATCCGACACAGCCGCGTGGGACCGGGCAAATCGGAAAAGGCGGCTCTTGCGGGAGCCGCCTTTCCAATTCAATTACTCGGCTTTGGCTTCTGCCAGAGCAGCCGTAACTTCGACCTTGCCGCCAGCCTTTTCAACCGCTTCGATCGCGCCCTTTGACGCGCCCGCAACGGCAAAGTTGAGCTTTGCGGTCAGTTCGCCCTTGGCGAGGAGGCGCACGCCATCCTTGCCGCCGCGTGCGACACCGGCTGCCTTCAGCGTGTCATGATCGACGACCTTCTTGGCATCAAGCTTCTTGGCGTCGATGAGCTTCTGCACTTGGCCCAGGTTTACGATGGCGTAATCTTTGCCGAAAATATTGTTGAAGCCGCGCTTCGGCAGGCGCATGTGAAGCGGCATCTGGCCGCCTTCAAAGCCGTTGATGGAAACACCGCTGCGGCTCTTCTGACCCTTTTGGCCGCGGCCGCCGGTCTTGCCCTTGCCCGAGCCGATGCCGCGTCCAACGCGCATGCGGCCCTTGCGGGCACCATTATTGTCACGAAGATCGTTAAGCTTAATAGTCATAATATTGCACTCGCTTTCGCTGTGTTCGCGCTGAGGATGGATCCTGTTAAAAGATCAATCCGGTTCAATATCGCTCGATGGTTGAAAGCCGGGATAAGGTCCAGCCTTTTCCATCACAATTGCTTGGGCGACATAAGCCTGCCCGCCCACACTGGTCATTGTCGGACTGCCGTGAAGCTGCCACCCCCGATTGAGCAGCCCCTCAACGCGCGCGCAAAAAGCGCTGTCATCAGGACCGGTCAACAGGCGATAGAGCTTCATCGCGATTCAGCCCCCGACGACTTCCACCATGTGCGACACCTTGCGGATCATGCCACGCACGGCTGGGGTGTCGACCAGTTCGACTTCGCGGTTCATCTTGCCAAGCCCAAGGCCCGTCAAAATGGCGCGCTGTTCCTTGGGACGACGGATCGGCGAACCGATCTGGCGGATCTTGATCTTCTTGTCAGCCATGGTTTTACTCCGTCACCGCGGCAGCTTCAGCCTCGGCCACGCGGTCGGATTTGATGCCGCCACGCTTGATGAGGTCCGACACTTTCTTGCCGCGACGCTGCGCCACCGATTTGGGGCTGGTCTGTTCGCCCAGTGCCTCAAAAGTCGCGCGGATCATGTTATAAGGGTTCGAGGTGCCGACCGACTTCGTCACCACGTCTGCAACGCCCAGCGATTCGAAGACAGCACGCATCGGGCCACCCGCAATGATGCCGGTCCCCGCCGGGGCCGACCGCAGGGTGACATTGCCCGCGCCGAAATGGCCCCGGCCATCATGGTGCAGTGTGCGACCGTCGCGCAGCGGAACGCGAATCATAGCCTTCTTCGCCGCAGCGGTGGCTTTCGAAATCGCCTCCGGAACTTCGCGTGCCTTGCCATGGCCGAAACCCACGCGGCCCTTGCCGTCGCCCACGACGACGAGCGCGGCGAAACCGAAGCGCTTACCGCCCTTCACCGTTTTCGAGACGCGGTTGATGTGAACCAGCTTTTCAATCAGCTCTTCACCGCCATCATCGTCGCGCTGGCGACGATCGTCGCGGCGACCGCGCCCACCGTCACGACCGCCACGGCCGCCATCGCGTCCGCCACGGCCACGGCGCGGAGCCTGGTTGGTGACTTCGGCGTTGGTGGCTTCGGGAGCCAGAGTCGCCTCGGGCTGGTTGCCCTGGCCGGTGCTGTTCTCTTCTGCCATCATTAAAACTCCAATCCGCCTTCGCGAGCCGCGTCGGCCAGCGCCTTGATGCGCCCGTGGAACAGGAAACCGCCACGGTCGAACACGACTTGCGTCACGCCCGCCTTCTTGGCAGCTGCAGCGAGACGCTTGCCCACATCGGCCGCCGCCGCAGCGGTGGCACCGGCTTTGCCGCGCACATCCTTGTCGAGCGTCGAAGCCGCAGCGAGCGTGTGGCCAGCGGCATCGTCAATGAGCTGCGCATAAATATGGCGGCCCGAACGATGCACCGACAGACGCGGACGACCGGCGGCGCGTTGACGGAGCGAGGTACGAACGCGCTGGCGACGTTTTTGAAAAGGGGTAAGATGTGCCATGGCTTACTTCTTCTTGCCTTCTTTGCGGAAGATGTACTCGCCGCGATATTTGATGCCCTTGCCCTTATAGGGTTCCGGCTTACGCCAGCGGCGGATTTCCGCCGCAACCTGGCCGACCTTTTGTTTGTCGATGCCGCTGATCTCGACCGTCGTATTATCGGGGGTCTTGATCTCAATGCCCTCGGGCACCGCAAAGTCGACGTCATGGCTATAGCCAAGCTGAAGCTTCAGCGTCTTGCCCTGCGCATTGGCGCGATAACCGACACCGCTGATTTCCAGAACCTTGGTGAAACCATCGGTCACACCGGTAACAAGGTTCTGGACCAGCGTACGCTGCATGCCCCAAAAGGCGCGTGCTTCACGTGTATCGTTCGCGGGCTGCACCGAAATGCTCCCGTCGCCGACTTCATACTTGATGTTGTCGGAAAGCGGCATGGCGAGCGTGCCCTTCGGCCCTTTGACCGACAGCTGCCCGCCCTCGATCGCGGCGGTAACACCGCTCGGGATCGCGACTGCCTTTTTACCAATGCGCGACATCAGAACACCTCCGCCAGCACTTCGCCGCCGACATTATGCTCGCGCGCTTCGGCATCCGAAAGAACGCCGCGCGGGGTCGACACGATGGTGATGCCCAAGCCGTTACGCACGACCGGAAGCTCTTTCGAACCCGAATAAATGCGGCGGCCCGGCTTGGACACCCGCGCCACGTGCCGGATGGCCGGCTGGCCTTCGAAATATTTGAGTTCGATACGAATGCCCTTGTGCTGGCCCTTCGCGCCCAGCACTTCTTCGCTGTAGCCACGGATATAGCCTTCACGCTGGAGCACGTCGAGCACGCGGACACGCAAGGTCGAAGCGGGCGTGAGGACGCTGTCCTTTTTCGCCTGCTGGCCGTTGCGGATACGGGTGAGCATATCACCCAAAGGATCGGTCATTGCCATCTTGCGTCTTCCTTACCAGCTCGACTTCACAACACCGGGAATCAGGCCCTTGTTGGCCAGATCGCGGAGCTGCACACGGCAAAGCCGGAACTTGCGATAATAGGCGCGCGGACGCCCCGTCAGTTCGCACCGGTTCCGGATACGGGTCGGGTTCGCATTGCGCGGAATTTCAGCCATCTTGAGGCGCGCGATAAGACGCTCGCTATCATCGAGCGAAGTGTCGGCGGCAATCGCCTTCAGCTTCGCATAGCGACCGGCATATT
This window harbors:
- a CDS encoding YceD family protein, with protein sequence MMTPEFSHVVTLAEAGPGRQVTLNADETARARIAARLELVALDQFRVEAEVSAVAGGLKLRGKITARLVQSCAATALPVPVKISESFDLRFLSDAAPDVAEEEEVEIDSADCDILPLEDDRVDVGEAAVQTLSLALEPFPRHPDADRILAEKGVLSEEQAGPFAALAALKKGKTE
- the secY gene encoding preprotein translocase subunit SecY — encoded protein: MASRADQFASNLNFSKFGQATELKNRIWFTLGALIVFRFLSFVPLPGVDPVALSQLYSQAASGGILDIFNTFSGGSLERMSIIALGVMPYITASIVVQLAAALSPSLAALKKEGESGRKKLNQYTRYGTVALTAIQGYFVAVGLETLGASQGIAAVVDPGMFFRVGAVISIVGGTLFLMWLGEQITSRGIGNGISLIIMAGILAQLPRSFSQMFTQVREGSMGGGTVVAVIIGAVAVIAFISFMERAQRRVLVQYPKRATQRGVMQADRSHLPLKVNTAGVIPPIFASSLLLMPVTITQMMGNNVQGDTATGDFLIMLNQYLAHGQPLYMLLYAAGIIFFCFFYVAVVFNPEETADNLKRQNGFIPGIRPGKNTAAYLDFVLTRITVIGAAYLALICLVPEYFIASSGLPFALGGTSLLIIVNVTIDTISQIQSHMLAHQYGDLIKKAKLKGGVARR
- the rpsH gene encoding 30S ribosomal protein S8; amino-acid sequence: MAMTDPLGDMLTRIRNGQQAKKDSVLTPASTLRVRVLDVLQREGYIRGYSEEVLGAKGQHKGIRIELKYFEGQPAIRHVARVSKPGRRIYSGSKELPVVRNGLGITIVSTPRGVLSDAEAREHNVGGEVLAEVF
- a CDS encoding SRPBCC family protein, with protein sequence MALQQFIAICAASAAFALASPAAAKIIDQTEQGFTSAHSARVAASPDEVWTMLRMPQKWWSKAHSWSGDAENFWLDSQAGGCFCEKLPDSGGGMGSVKHAEILFAKPGSLLRLSGALGPLQGEALKGTLTIQIKPEDGGSRIRFDYVVGGYMRFDPKEIGPAVDNVIGEQLRGLAAALGGALPPAAADEEGGEGKAEALDKSDKEQAVSPLDTVAADLRGDRGEE
- the rplR gene encoding 50S ribosomal protein L18; this encodes MAHLTPFQKRRQRVRTSLRQRAAGRPRLSVHRSGRHIYAQLIDDAAGHTLAAASTLDKDVRGKAGATAAAAADVGKRLAAAAKKAGVTQVVFDRGGFLFHGRIKALADAAREGGLEF
- the rpsN gene encoding 30S ribosomal protein S14 produces the protein MAKLSSVNKNERRKRLVKKYAGRYAKLKAIAADTSLDDSERLIARLKMAEIPRNANPTRIRNRCELTGRPRAYYRKFRLCRVQLRDLANKGLIPGVVKSSW
- a CDS encoding DUF1737 domain-containing protein — translated: MKLYRLLTGPDDSAFCARVEGLLNRGWQLHGSPTMTSVGGQAYVAQAIVMEKAGPYPGFQPSSDIEPD
- the rpmD gene encoding 50S ribosomal protein L30, coding for MADKKIKIRQIGSPIRRPKEQRAILTGLGLGKMNREVELVDTPAVRGMIRKVSHMVEVVGG
- the rplF gene encoding 50S ribosomal protein L6; translated protein: MSRIGKKAVAIPSGVTAAIEGGQLSVKGPKGTLAMPLSDNIKYEVGDGSISVQPANDTREARAFWGMQRTLVQNLVTGVTDGFTKVLEISGVGYRANAQGKTLKLQLGYSHDVDFAVPEGIEIKTPDNTTVEISGIDKQKVGQVAAEIRRWRKPEPYKGKGIKYRGEYIFRKEGKKK
- a CDS encoding ubiquinol-cytochrome C chaperone family protein; this encodes MFSLRKFFRPDPDPREALRPLWNAVIAAARRPHWYQAGGAPDTLDGRFDMVSLVTALVLHRIDDDPAQAAAGVYLTELFVTDMDGQMRQIGFGDMVVGKQVGRMMGALGGRLGAYRAPDGSPALRAALVRNLWRGQEPPAPALDHVMGEVARLRTALSALPVAELIAADQLPETGA
- the rplO gene encoding 50S ribosomal protein L15, which produces MTIKLNDLRDNNGARKGRMRVGRGIGSGKGKTGGRGQKGQKSRSGVSINGFEGGQMPLHMRLPKRGFNNIFGKDYAIVNLGQVQKLIDAKKLDAKKVVDHDTLKAAGVARGGKDGVRLLAKGELTAKLNFAVAGASKGAIEAVEKAGGKVEVTAALAEAKAE
- a CDS encoding outer membrane protein assembly factor BamE, with product MPLLLSSFRLPRARVAALGLMMAVAVGGCTQLKGRQGYIADAVLTDAITAGVDNRESVEKTLGRPTFVGQFDGRDYYYVSRETRQLAFARPRPIDQQVLRIRFDANGNVTEVDRTGVDLVARISPHGDKTPTLGRQRSFFEDIFGNIGAVGAPGMAGGSQ
- the rpsE gene encoding 30S ribosomal protein S5, which translates into the protein MAEENSTGQGNQPEATLAPEATNAEVTNQAPRRGRGGRDGGRGGRDGGRGRRDDRRQRDDDGGEELIEKLVHINRVSKTVKGGKRFGFAALVVVGDGKGRVGFGHGKAREVPEAISKATAAAKKAMIRVPLRDGRTLHHDGRGHFGAGNVTLRSAPAGTGIIAGGPMRAVFESLGVADVVTKSVGTSNPYNMIRATFEALGEQTSPKSVAQRRGKKVSDLIKRGGIKSDRVAEAEAAAVTE
- a CDS encoding adenylate kinase; this translates as MTLNIILLGPPGAGKGTQAARLEEEHGMVQLSTGDMLRAAVKEGTPLGQQAKAVMDAGELVSDEIVSGLIGERLDALGGDVSVIFDGYPRTAAQADALDAILAARGRKLDHVIELRVEEDALVDRITGRFSCAKCGAGYHDRHKQPKVEGVCDACGSSEFKRRPDDNEETVRTRMAEYRAKTAPILPIYDERGLVTHVDGMAPIADVNDAIETILASAG